A region from the Benincasa hispida cultivar B227 chromosome 10, ASM972705v1, whole genome shotgun sequence genome encodes:
- the LOC120088755 gene encoding arogenate dehydratase 3-like, with product MKALSPYSPPPSFSTFLRRRSYPRLLPVHSITVQCAYGPETFSVQNGVGLSRADWQSSCAILASNVVSQQQSADNSAGGGGVGHVASVNGHKTNVENLNLVPIGKISDTYQITKPQPKPLTITDFSPAPMHGEKLRVAYQGVPGAYSEAAAGKAYPNCEAIPCDQFEVAFQAVELWIADRAVLPVENSLGGSIHRNYDLLLRHRLHIVGEVQLPVHHCLLALPGVRKEYLSRVISHPQALAQCELTLTKLGLNVTREAVDDTAGAAEYIAANNLLNTAAIASARAAELYGLQVIAEGIQDDSSNVTRFVMLARDPIIPRTDRPFKTSIVFAHDKGTSALFKVLSAFAFRNISLTKIESRPHRNCPIRLVDDANVGTAKHFEYMFYVDFEASMAETRAQNALAEVQEFTSFLRVLGSYPMDMTPWSPSGGD from the coding sequence ATGAAGGCTCTCAGCCCTTACTCTCCGCCGCCGTCCTTCAGTACCTTCCTCCGCCGCCGTTCCTATCCTCGCCTCTTACCGGTTCACTCTATCACCGTCCAATGTGCTTATGGACCTGAAACTTTCAGCGTCCAAAACGGCGTTGGCCTCTCCCGAGCCGATTGGCAAAGCTCCTGTGCTATTCTTGCCAGTAACGTCGTTTCTCAGCAACAATCCGCCGATAATTCTGCCGGTGGAGGCGGCGTTGGACATGTTGCGTCGGTCAATGGCCACAAGACGAATGTTGAGAATCTTAATCTTGTTCCGATTGGGAAAATTTCTGATACTTACCAAATAACCAAGCCGCAACCTAAGCCGTTAACCATTACCGACTTTTCTCCGGCTCCGATGCACGGTGAGAAGCTTCGTGTGGCGTACCAAGGCGTTCCGGGAGCTTACTCAGAAGCCGCTGCTGGAAAGGCGTATCCTAATTGCGAAGCCATTCCTTGCGATCAATTTGAGGTCGCTTTTCAGGCGGTGGAGCTATGGATCGCTGATCGAGCGGTTCTTCCGGTTGAAAACTCTCTCGGCGGTTCGATCCATAGAAATTACGATCTGCTCCTTCGTCATCGGCTACACATTGTTGGTGAGGTTCAACTTCCGGTCCACCACTGCCTTCTGGCTCTTCCAGGAGTCCGGAAAGAGTATTTGAGCCGAGTAATTTCTCATCCTCAAGCCCTAGCTCAATGCGAACTCACTTTGACGAAATTAGGGCTCAATGTCACTCGAGAAGCCGTCGACGATACCGCCGGCGCGGCGGAATACATCGCGGCGAACAATCTCCTCAATACAGCAGCGATTGCGAGTGCACGCGCCGCGGAACTGTACGGTCTCCAGGTCATAGCGGAGGGAATCCAGGACGATTCGAGTAACGTGACGCGATTCGTTATGCTAGCTCGAGATCCGATTATTCCACGAACAGATCGACCGTTCAAAACCAGCATCGTCTTTGCTCACGACAAAGGAACGTCCGCGCTATTCAAGGTACTCTCCGCTTTCGCCTTCCGCAACATTAGCTTAACGAAGATCGAATCCCGGCCGCACAGAAATTGCCCTATCCGCCTCGTCGACGATGCAAACGTCGGCACTGCAAAGCACTTCGAGTACATGTTCTATGTTGATTTTGAAGCCTCCATGGCTGAAACTAGGGCACAAAACGCCCTAGCAGAAGTCCAGGAGTTCACATCCTTCCTCAGAGTCTTAGGAAGCTATCCGATGGACATGACTCCTTGGTCCCCTTCCGGCGGCGATTAG